A portion of the Mycoplasma sp. (ex Biomphalaria glabrata) genome contains these proteins:
- a CDS encoding aldehyde dehydrogenase family protein, whose amino-acid sequence MINLSEKQRKILINGELYSNENWIDVTSPIDNSIVVQVPALNASEIKFVFESAQAAFSTWRHVGFIEKEKLVSQWIESIKRHKDEFVSLMVREIAKSQKDATIEVDRTISLILETVEIYKTLLGDSYDGQIWGANNKHAFSLNEPKGVILAIAPFNYPLNLAVSKIIPALITGNTVVFKPASFSSGIGALIGLTIHEANFPAGVFNVVTGKGTEIGDLLTSHPYIKLINFTGSTATGNHIASKSGLVEFIFELGGKDPAIVIDDNDLELYASQIVKGAFSYNGQRCTAVKRVITTKEIGKKLTPIITKKVSSLKIGSPKDNCDITPIVDTKSIYWVLKMVEEAKEEGAISLLPEKVDGNLIYPILLDNVKRTSKIAIEEPFAPILPIIYCETFEEMIDIANESPYGLQACIFGNDYKTILTMAKKLEAGSININTAPQRGPDAFPFSGVKGSGIGTQGIKDALLAHIHKKLIVLNF is encoded by the coding sequence ATGATAAATTTAAGCGAAAAACAACGTAAAATTTTAATTAATGGTGAGTTATATTCGAATGAAAATTGAATAGATGTTACTTCTCCGATAGACAATTCGATAGTTGTGCAAGTTCCTGCTTTAAATGCATCAGAGATTAAATTTGTTTTTGAATCAGCTCAGGCTGCTTTTTCAACTTGAAGACATGTAGGTTTTATTGAAAAGGAAAAATTAGTAAGTCAGTGAATTGAAAGTATTAAACGTCACAAAGATGAATTTGTTTCGCTGATGGTTAGAGAAATTGCCAAATCACAAAAAGATGCAACTATTGAAGTAGATAGAACAATATCTTTAATTTTGGAAACGGTTGAGATATACAAAACGCTATTAGGTGATTCTTATGATGGACAGATTTGAGGAGCAAACAATAAACACGCTTTTTCCTTAAATGAACCTAAAGGAGTAATATTGGCTATTGCACCCTTCAACTATCCACTTAATTTAGCTGTATCAAAAATTATTCCAGCTTTGATAACAGGAAATACGGTTGTATTCAAACCTGCTAGTTTTTCTTCTGGTATTGGGGCCTTGATTGGTTTAACAATTCATGAAGCAAATTTCCCAGCAGGGGTATTTAATGTTGTCACAGGAAAAGGAACTGAGATAGGCGATTTATTAACATCTCACCCTTATATTAAATTAATTAATTTTACTGGAAGCACAGCAACTGGTAATCATATTGCCTCAAAATCCGGGTTAGTTGAATTCATTTTTGAATTAGGCGGGAAAGATCCAGCTATTGTTATTGATGACAATGATTTAGAATTATATGCTAGCCAGATTGTAAAAGGAGCATTTAGTTATAATGGCCAACGTTGCACTGCTGTAAAAAGAGTAATTACAACTAAGGAAATAGGTAAAAAATTGACACCCATTATTACTAAAAAAGTTAGTTCATTAAAAATTGGTTCGCCAAAAGATAATTGTGATATTACACCAATTGTAGATACAAAAAGTATTTATTGAGTATTAAAAATGGTAGAAGAAGCAAAAGAAGAAGGAGCAATTTCCTTGTTGCCAGAAAAAGTTGATGGTAATTTAATTTATCCGATTTTACTTGATAATGTTAAGAGAACTTCCAAAATTGCGATTGAAGAACCATTTGCACCAATTTTACCAATCATTTATTGCGAAACTTTTGAAGAGATGATTGATATAGCCAATGAGTCACCATATGGTTTACAAGCATGTATTTTTGGTAATGATTATAAAACTATTTTAACAATGGCAAAAAAATTAGAAGCCGGTTCAATTAATATTAATACAGCACCCCAACGTGGCCCCGATGCTTTTCCTTTTAGTGGTGTTAAAGGTTCAGGAATAGGAACTCAAGGAATAAAGGATGCTTTATTAGCTCACATACACAAAAAGTTAATTGTTTTAAATTTTTAA
- a CDS encoding aldo/keto reductase family protein: MSVLKDRIIFGTYELTNQEKITECIFAAGKTGYNVIDTAWVYKNEKEVGEAVRKYNSSNKHQLLIQTKLWPSHFLNAREQILSQLKVMGIDKIHSVLLHRIPINLEDALFAWKELIKLKNEKIIEHIGVSNFDHDDVEYLIYNTGVCPEINQIELSILNYRHDRVLYNQKRNIVIQAWSPLGKDLIPLNLPSVKKIASLHKCTTAQIAIAYLLEQNNAVVVKSEHLERIQQNIDALKIKLSSEEIEVLQKENKYENKYSDRLDSTHYRGKH, from the coding sequence ATGAGCGTTTTAAAAGATAGAATTATTTTTGGAACATATGAACTGACCAACCAAGAAAAAATTACTGAATGCATTTTTGCAGCAGGAAAAACTGGTTACAATGTGATTGACACAGCTTGAGTTTATAAAAATGAAAAAGAAGTGGGAGAAGCTGTTCGTAAATATAATTCTTCAAATAAGCATCAATTATTAATCCAAACAAAGTTGTGACCAAGTCATTTTTTAAATGCAAGGGAGCAAATTTTGTCACAGTTAAAGGTAATGGGGATAGATAAAATTCATAGTGTTTTATTGCATCGCATTCCGATTAATTTAGAAGATGCATTGTTTGCATGAAAAGAACTTATTAAATTGAAAAATGAAAAAATAATAGAACACATAGGTGTTTCAAATTTTGATCATGATGATGTTGAATACTTAATTTATAACACCGGAGTTTGCCCAGAGATTAATCAAATTGAATTATCAATTTTAAATTATCGCCACGATCGTGTTTTGTATAATCAAAAACGAAACATCGTTATTCAAGCATGATCACCGTTGGGTAAAGATTTAATTCCATTAAATTTACCAAGTGTAAAAAAAATTGCATCATTACATAAATGCACAACAGCACAAATTGCAATTGCTTACTTATTAGAACAAAATAATGCTGTAGTGGTTAAATCTGAGCATTTAGAACGTATTCAACAAAATATTGATGCACTTAAAATAAAATTATCAAGTGAAGAAATAGAAGTTTTACAAAAAGAAAATAAGTATGAAAATAAATATTCTGATCGCTTAGATAGTACACATTATCGCGGGAAGCATTAA
- a CDS encoding PD-(D/E)XK nuclease family protein, translating to MKNLYQQLKSDQNNARLIEQSHTYVINGEKYCRLSATALLNYCMFLEKGQKPVKWLIAEQQLENDSAKNIEMTKGLEIAMKNGDRIHHILEKGQYDETAPENVKKFIDKSVKHDHDINNDEMCLKEVIIWTENLVGSIDLITFKNDRIIIADYKTSNFIKDKKEKYFLQLKIYAYMISKKYKVPINKIDLQIIWLPRKFSSNFEVFTTIMSPTDTYKIIEMYKKVQKNADKLREIEFLYLKDNAFPYIITDWIN from the coding sequence ATGAAAAATTTATATCAACAATTAAAAAGCGATCAAAATAATGCACGTTTGATTGAACAATCTCACACATATGTAATTAATGGTGAAAAGTATTGTCGTTTAAGTGCAACAGCTTTGTTAAATTATTGCATGTTTTTAGAAAAAGGGCAAAAACCTGTTAAATGATTAATTGCTGAACAACAATTAGAAAATGATAGTGCCAAAAACATTGAAATGACTAAAGGATTAGAAATAGCTATGAAAAATGGAGACCGTATTCACCATATTCTAGAAAAAGGTCAATATGATGAAACAGCTCCAGAAAATGTTAAAAAATTTATTGATAAAAGTGTGAAACATGACCATGACATCAATAATGACGAAATGTGTTTAAAAGAAGTTATTATTTGAACTGAAAATTTAGTGGGAAGTATCGATTTAATTACTTTTAAAAACGACCGCATTATTATTGCAGATTACAAAACGTCTAATTTTATAAAAGATAAAAAGGAAAAATACTTTTTACAACTTAAAATATATGCTTATATGATTAGTAAAAAATACAAAGTTCCAATTAATAAAATTGATTTGCAAATTATTTGATTACCCAGAAAATTTTCTAGTAATTTTGAAGTTTTTACCACAATTATGTCGCCAACCGATACTTATAAAATTATAGAAATGTATAAAAAAGTGCAAAAAAATGCAGATAAATTGAGAGAAATTGAATTTTTATACCTAAAGGATAATGCTTTTCCATACATAATTACCGATTGAATTAATTAG
- a CDS encoding RpiB/LacA/LacB family sugar-phosphate isomerase has protein sequence MTSLITIKNSFKNADIIELEYKNKCDIRTFQNLETELEYIKNNQSKFDRIVFINEDAIIPFMYFSKQKGIVAAAIYDEHSAMMTPSHNNTKIMCLGYEISTPTLLNSMISLYLSTPYEGARHKSRIDMLDAELERE, from the coding sequence ATGACATCACTAATTACTATTAAAAATTCATTCAAAAATGCAGATATTATTGAATTGGAATATAAAAATAAGTGTGATATTAGAACATTCCAAAATTTAGAAACTGAATTGGAATATATTAAGAATAATCAATCAAAATTTGATCGTATAGTTTTCATTAATGAAGATGCTATTATTCCTTTTATGTATTTTTCTAAACAAAAAGGAATTGTTGCTGCTGCTATTTATGATGAACACTCAGCCATGATGACCCCATCTCATAATAATACTAAGATAATGTGCTTAGGTTACGAGATTTCGACTCCAACGTTACTTAATTCAATGATCAGTTTATATTTAAGTACTCCATACGAGGGTGCTAGACATAAATCTAGAATTGACATGTTAGATGCCGAGTTAGAAAGAGAATAG
- a CDS encoding RpiB/LacA/LacB family sugar-phosphate isomerase encodes MKLAIGCDHTVTGLKDEVVKYLKSRGHQVIDCGTYDLTRTHYPIYGRQVALLVAKKQVDQGIVICGTGVGISVSANKVKGIRCALVADVYTAIKAKEAYNANIIACGGRVIGIGSIINIVEEFLKAKYQHQNSDLIALVDKQIKTLNDDPKLFDEIICNWEEGKYTNGEKQDKIPLPKISL; translated from the coding sequence ATGAAATTAGCTATTGGTTGTGATCATACAGTTACTGGTCTAAAAGATGAAGTAGTAAAATACTTAAAATCGAGAGGTCATCAAGTTATTGATTGTGGAACATACGATTTAACAAGAACTCATTATCCAATTTATGGTCGTCAAGTTGCACTATTAGTTGCTAAAAAACAAGTTGATCAAGGCATCGTTATTTGCGGAACTGGTGTTGGTATCTCAGTTTCGGCAAATAAAGTCAAAGGGATTCGTTGCGCCTTGGTTGCTGATGTTTATACAGCTATTAAAGCTAAGGAAGCATACAATGCGAATATTATTGCTTGTGGTGGAAGAGTTATCGGAATAGGTTCAATTATTAACATTGTCGAAGAATTTTTAAAAGCAAAATACCAACATCAAAATAGTGATTTGATTGCTTTAGTTGATAAACAAATAAAGACTTTAAATGATGATCCAAAGTTATTTGATGAAATTATTTGTAATTGAGAAGAAGGAAAATATACAAATGGCGAAAAACAAGATAAAATTCCTTTACCTAAAATAAGTCTATAA
- a CDS encoding class II fructose-bisphosphate aldolase yields MLCNTKKMILDAQKHGYAVPAFNIHNLENARACVEAAVEMKSPLILACTPSTFSFSGLEAVVGLVEGLQKQYPMIPIALHMDHHHTYEEIELGLKAGIRSVMIDGSSKSLQENIEYTKKVVTLAKKYDATVEAELGAIPGVEDDLIVNHVLKDDPCTTPVAVKEFTEKTEVDSIAVAIGNAHGIYITKPVLNVARLKEIRKIVDTPLVLHGGSGLTLDQVRDCIKNGVAKFNVGTELKKPYISGIIEHYKKCNTNDYEDSKLNDPRYFLKDAINNIKKVAKEKIEMCMSNNRC; encoded by the coding sequence ATGTTATGTAATACAAAAAAAATGATTTTAGATGCGCAAAAGCATGGTTACGCAGTTCCTGCGTTTAACATTCATAACTTAGAAAATGCTCGCGCTTGCGTTGAAGCAGCGGTAGAAATGAAAAGTCCTTTAATCCTGGCTTGTACACCTAGTACCTTTTCTTTTTCTGGATTGGAAGCTGTAGTTGGATTGGTAGAAGGATTGCAAAAACAATATCCAATGATACCAATAGCTCTACATATGGATCATCATCACACATACGAAGAAATTGAATTAGGGTTAAAAGCTGGAATTCGTTCAGTAATGATAGATGGTTCATCTAAATCATTACAAGAGAATATTGAATACACGAAAAAAGTAGTTACCTTAGCAAAAAAATATGACGCCACAGTTGAGGCCGAACTTGGAGCTATCCCTGGCGTGGAAGACGATTTGATTGTTAATCATGTGCTAAAAGATGACCCATGTACAACACCAGTCGCGGTTAAAGAATTTACTGAAAAAACAGAAGTCGATTCTATTGCTGTTGCTATTGGAAATGCTCACGGAATTTATATAACAAAGCCAGTTCTAAACGTGGCACGTTTAAAAGAAATTAGAAAAATTGTTGATACACCACTTGTACTACACGGCGGAAGTGGTTTGACATTAGACCAAGTTCGCGATTGCATTAAAAATGGTGTTGCTAAATTTAATGTTGGTACAGAACTTAAAAAACCATACATTAGCGGCATAATTGAACATTACAAAAAATGTAATACAAACGATTATGAAGATTCAAAATTGAATGATCCGAGATATTTTTTAAAAGACGCGATAAATAATATTAAAAAAGTAGCGAAAGAGAAAATTGAGATGTGCATGTCGAATAATAGATGCTAA
- a CDS encoding ROK family protein: protein MIKEKHIDTLTNNAQLIVAIDMGGRTAKVAIADTGGWIYKIFVIPTKKGDDAIPFFALEIKKELENLGINYETQVQAIGFGCVGPLDIDNEISVNAGKIGWYNYPAAKVARECFKKPVYLINDARAIAVGEWKQGAGKGYKNFIIFSIGTGVGGGIIINNRLYGGAHNLANEFGHGGMLQSKYRCNCGLEGCLEGLSSATGIEKYFQDYIKENPNSTLAKRQKELNKIIEIKDIADLLIYKDHDATIAMSEALKPLCQAISMQIFAFDPEAVLIGGGPSSLGQTLLDMINSHLQKMVWPDLLKLVDIKICELQNTAGIVGVMEYAIAKIKGYEI from the coding sequence ATGATTAAAGAAAAACACATAGATACTTTAACTAATAATGCTCAATTAATAGTTGCTATTGACATGGGCGGGAGAACAGCTAAAGTAGCGATTGCTGATACTGGTGGATGAATTTACAAAATATTTGTAATTCCAACAAAAAAAGGTGACGATGCAATTCCTTTTTTTGCTTTAGAAATCAAAAAAGAATTAGAAAATTTAGGAATTAACTACGAAACACAAGTACAAGCAATTGGATTTGGTTGCGTTGGACCATTGGATATCGATAACGAAATATCAGTTAATGCTGGTAAGATAGGTTGATACAATTATCCAGCCGCTAAGGTTGCACGCGAATGTTTCAAGAAACCGGTTTATTTAATAAACGATGCTAGAGCTATTGCTGTTGGCGAGTGAAAACAAGGAGCCGGGAAAGGTTATAAAAATTTTATTATTTTTTCAATAGGAACTGGCGTAGGTGGCGGAATTATCATTAATAACCGTCTATATGGTGGAGCCCATAATTTAGCAAATGAATTTGGGCATGGTGGGATGCTACAAAGCAAATATCGTTGTAATTGCGGGTTAGAAGGATGTTTAGAAGGTTTATCTTCAGCCACAGGGATTGAAAAATACTTTCAAGACTATATTAAAGAAAATCCAAATTCAACATTAGCAAAACGTCAAAAAGAATTAAATAAAATCATTGAAATAAAAGATATTGCGGATTTATTAATTTATAAGGATCATGATGCAACCATTGCCATGAGTGAAGCATTAAAACCATTATGTCAGGCAATTTCAATGCAAATATTCGCTTTTGATCCAGAAGCTGTCTTGATTGGAGGAGGCCCTTCTTCACTTGGACAAACCTTACTGGATATGATTAATAGTCATTTACAGAAAATGGTTTGACCAGATTTATTAAAATTAGTCGACATCAAAATTTGTGAATTACAAAACACAGCAGGAATTGTTGGAGTTATGGAATATGCAATTGCTAAGATTAAAGGTTACGAAATTTAG
- a CDS encoding MFS transporter, whose translation MDKVIKKTTVSGIKQKLDIQTYCCFAMLFIYGALLLMVGYTQGGLSKALFPNDGNAGGNMVYLLVAQSVGLIAATLITSKLLSKINIRYIFLAGYGIAATMLILISQITHFGSGTTLVVLFIVFSFILGCGIGPMSPLVSTFISAKYQGAQQATLLSVSNGVYGIGAGIIPLAASSFVYKVGNEGFSDVQMFYYIACGLAVLGAIVGWFIKYQHSAQLTSSKIIEKGEKSFSIWKPLIMALIIMSFYMVAETISNYMFTNIAKSEASKGSSTISENIAITAAQAFGLFVMIQGVWRAISGLFIVNRMPKSWFIVASGIVFAIAFVVMFTGEMQYSWAQYLVAILLGFGIGNLWPMIYGYSIEIDQRRASFIGMSINIVSMFWIPVTQLILAPIWSDGSKTDNFHTALYFAPIIIGIISVAGLVLLTIFSIFFYNNFRKQQNIQK comes from the coding sequence ATGGACAAAGTTATTAAAAAAACCACGGTTAGTGGCATTAAACAAAAATTAGACATTCAAACGTATTGTTGCTTTGCAATGTTATTTATTTATGGAGCGTTACTACTAATGGTTGGTTATACGCAAGGAGGATTATCTAAGGCGCTATTTCCCAATGACGGTAACGCTGGGGGAAATATGGTTTACTTACTGGTTGCTCAATCCGTTGGATTGATTGCTGCAACTTTAATTACAAGTAAATTATTAAGTAAAATTAACATTCGTTATATTTTCTTAGCAGGTTATGGAATAGCTGCTACAATGTTAATTTTAATCTCACAAATTACGCATTTTGGTTCTGGAACAACTTTAGTTGTTTTATTTATTGTGTTTTCCTTTATCTTAGGTTGTGGAATCGGTCCAATGAGTCCGCTTGTTTCAACTTTTATTAGTGCAAAATATCAAGGAGCACAACAAGCGACTTTATTATCGGTTTCAAATGGAGTTTATGGTATTGGAGCAGGTATCATTCCCTTAGCGGCTTCCTCATTTGTATATAAAGTTGGTAACGAGGGGTTTAGCGATGTACAAATGTTCTATTACATCGCTTGTGGATTAGCTGTTCTTGGAGCTATTGTAGGATGATTTATTAAATATCAACATTCAGCACAATTAACATCTTCAAAAATTATCGAAAAAGGAGAAAAGTCATTTAGTATTTGAAAACCATTAATCATGGCATTAATAATCATGAGTTTTTATATGGTTGCTGAAACAATTTCTAACTATATGTTTACAAACATTGCAAAATCAGAAGCATCAAAAGGTTCATCTACAATCTCTGAAAATATCGCTATAACAGCGGCGCAAGCCTTTGGATTATTTGTAATGATTCAAGGAGTATGACGTGCAATTTCAGGTTTGTTTATTGTTAATCGTATGCCAAAATCATGATTTATTGTTGCATCAGGAATTGTTTTTGCGATTGCTTTTGTTGTTATGTTTACTGGTGAAATGCAATATAGTTGAGCGCAATATTTAGTTGCAATATTGCTAGGGTTTGGGATTGGAAATTTATGACCAATGATTTATGGTTATTCAATTGAAATAGACCAACGTCGTGCTTCATTTATCGGAATGTCAATTAACATTGTCTCAATGTTTTGAATTCCTGTAACGCAATTGATTTTAGCTCCAATTTGATCGGATGGTTCGAAAACAGATAATTTTCATACAGCATTGTATTTTGCGCCAATTATTATCGGAATTATTTCAGTTGCAGGATTGGTATTATTAACAATATTTTCAATATTTTTCTATAATAATTTTCGTAAACAACAAAATATTCAAAAATAA
- a CDS encoding sugar isomerase domain-containing protein produces MNYINEVLKRIESIDQKIIDRASDILIDAIKNKKKIWLFGTGHSALLSIEVYTRAGGLNIYHPVYFEELMVTDFDPFRSTELERDGAFLKEIFHKYDFQNGDVLITISNSGRNYLNVEMALQLKEKGLTIIGLGSKEHSEVVTSRHHSAKKIIDIADIFLDNKSPSGDAILTIKNNKYCPISTITGSTILHALTECIVSKINIDPFNSSNLDGNDQANLKKMGKKNN; encoded by the coding sequence ATGAATTACATAAACGAAGTACTAAAAAGAATTGAAAGTATTGATCAAAAAATAATAGATCGAGCTAGTGATATTTTAATTGACGCTATTAAAAACAAAAAGAAAATTTGATTATTCGGAACCGGGCATTCTGCTTTATTATCAATTGAAGTTTACACAAGAGCAGGTGGATTAAATATTTATCACCCTGTTTATTTCGAGGAATTAATGGTTACAGATTTTGATCCGTTTAGAAGCACTGAATTAGAACGTGATGGTGCATTCTTAAAAGAAATTTTTCACAAATACGATTTTCAAAACGGAGATGTTTTAATAACTATTTCTAATTCAGGAAGAAATTATTTAAATGTAGAAATGGCATTACAACTTAAAGAAAAAGGCTTAACAATTATAGGTCTTGGTTCAAAAGAACACTCAGAAGTTGTTACCTCACGCCACCACTCTGCTAAAAAAATAATTGACATTGCTGATATTTTTCTCGACAACAAGTCTCCAAGTGGTGATGCTATTCTAACTATTAAAAATAATAAATATTGTCCAATCTCAACGATAACTGGTTCAACTATTCTACATGCATTAACAGAATGCATAGTTTCTAAAATAAATATTGATCCATTTAATAGTTCTAATTTGGATGGAAATGACCAAGCAAATTTAAAAAAGATGGGTAAAAAAAATAACTAA
- a CDS encoding sugar isomerase domain-containing protein: MNCYKTKIIETINKIDEASIEEASSLIYNAYKNKNKIWVFGTGHSALFAIDLYVRAGGLDIFSPVYFEELIVTDIDPLRSTNLERDTSFIKRIYEKYDFKENDVFISISNSGRNILNVELSLQLKNKGLKLICMSSKKHTNSVKSRHSSKKKLIDIADVFLDNCAPIGDTLITSNNQGYCPVSTVTGTIIFNMIIEKLAKKIPNLDSYKSANLDNTDEENLKKFGKY; encoded by the coding sequence ATGAATTGTTATAAAACAAAAATTATCGAAACAATAAATAAAATTGATGAAGCCTCTATTGAAGAGGCTTCTTCTCTTATTTACAATGCCTATAAAAACAAAAACAAAATTTGAGTTTTTGGGACAGGCCATTCTGCTCTTTTCGCTATCGATCTTTACGTAAGAGCTGGTGGTTTGGATATTTTTTCTCCAGTTTATTTTGAAGAATTAATAGTAACGGACATCGATCCACTAAGAAGTACTAATTTAGAAAGAGATACTTCTTTTATAAAAAGAATTTATGAGAAATACGATTTCAAAGAAAACGATGTATTCATAAGTATTTCAAATTCAGGAAGAAATATTTTAAATGTGGAATTATCCTTGCAACTTAAAAATAAAGGATTGAAATTAATATGCATGTCATCAAAAAAACATACAAACAGTGTTAAATCACGTCACTCATCTAAAAAGAAATTAATCGACATTGCTGATGTGTTTCTTGATAATTGTGCTCCAATAGGCGATACATTAATTACTTCCAATAACCAAGGATATTGCCCTGTATCTACAGTAACTGGAACAATAATTTTTAATATGATAATTGAAAAATTAGCTAAAAAAATTCCAAATCTTGATTCTTATAAGAGTGCTAATTTGGATAATACCGACGAAGAAAACTTAAAAAAGTTTGGAAAATATTAA
- a CDS encoding glutamine synthetase family protein, translating into MNNLKNHPALNKLETHQVKYIKYIFVDLNGTTKETEVSIESFWDASDNNFQIMFDGSSVPGYGSINKSDLFLRPDLDTLGIDTLESSHLGNVAYVFCDIIKTDGKFHECCGRSLLKHTLEKLSKEGYDTVSVGFEPEFFLFDADTYESSGILKPIDKGNYFASSHLNKAEGICREIAFTMKEYNLQMEKISHEVATGQFEINYKHASALRSCDNFILFRYITKKIADRYGYIATFMPKPVAGINGSGLHCNMSLWKDGVNLFKNTQGTEITSFANKFINGILDNGRALAAITNSSVNSYNRLIKGFEAPVYLSYSKSNRSTLIRIPATTGNSARIELRNVDASCNVYLAMTAIIECGMLGLTTKTKNYEIVSDNLFDLSYDEVVKRELQFLPQSLEEAILCLEANKNFHHFFSETFLRSYCKIKMHEWSSFRSTVSKWEINKYIYN; encoded by the coding sequence ATGAACAATTTAAAAAATCATCCAGCTTTAAATAAGTTAGAAACACATCAAGTTAAATATATTAAATATATCTTTGTGGATCTTAACGGAACCACTAAAGAAACTGAAGTTTCAATAGAAAGTTTTTGAGATGCATCAGACAACAATTTTCAAATAATGTTTGATGGTAGTAGTGTTCCGGGATATGGTTCAATCAATAAAAGTGATTTATTTCTAAGACCAGATTTAGACACATTAGGAATTGACACATTAGAATCCTCACATTTAGGAAATGTTGCTTATGTGTTTTGTGATATCATCAAAACCGATGGAAAATTTCATGAATGTTGTGGAAGATCATTGTTAAAACACACATTAGAAAAATTATCTAAAGAAGGTTATGATACTGTGTCAGTTGGTTTTGAACCAGAATTCTTTTTATTTGATGCGGACACATATGAATCAAGTGGGATTTTAAAACCAATTGATAAAGGAAATTATTTTGCTTCTTCGCACTTAAATAAGGCCGAAGGAATTTGCCGTGAAATCGCTTTTACGATGAAAGAGTATAATTTGCAAATGGAAAAAATTTCTCACGAGGTTGCAACTGGTCAATTTGAAATAAACTACAAACACGCTTCCGCCCTAAGAAGTTGCGATAACTTTATATTGTTTAGATACATTACTAAAAAAATAGCTGATCGTTATGGTTATATAGCAACATTTATGCCAAAACCTGTCGCAGGTATTAATGGTAGTGGATTGCATTGTAACATGTCTTTATGAAAAGATGGTGTAAATTTATTCAAAAACACACAAGGTACTGAAATAACTTCCTTTGCAAACAAATTTATCAATGGAATTTTAGATAACGGCCGTGCATTAGCGGCAATTACTAATAGCTCAGTTAATTCGTATAATCGTTTAATCAAAGGCTTTGAAGCCCCTGTTTATCTTTCGTATTCAAAATCAAATCGTAGTACATTAATTAGAATCCCAGCAACAACTGGCAATAGTGCTCGAATCGAATTAAGAAATGTTGATGCTTCATGTAATGTTTACCTAGCAATGACAGCAATTATTGAATGTGGTATGCTAGGGTTAACAACTAAAACTAAGAATTACGAAATTGTATCTGATAACTTATTTGATTTATCTTATGATGAAGTTGTAAAAAGAGAATTGCAATTTTTACCACAAAGTTTAGAAGAAGCGATTCTTTGCCTAGAAGCAAATAAAAATTTCCACCATTTTTTTAGTGAAACTTTTCTTCGTTCATATTGCAAAATAAAAATGCATGAATGATCTTCTTTCCGATCAACTGTATCAAAATGAGAAATTAATAAATATATTTATAATTAA